In the Ensifer adhaerens genome, one interval contains:
- a CDS encoding D-amino-acid transaminase has product MSHPPIRTVYLNGEFLPENEARLSIFDRGFLFGDGIYEVTAVLEGKLIDSASHMARLERSAREIDVPLPVSTDEIVAVEKRLVEENGLVEGMVYLQLTRGAEDRNFLFSDDIKPTLVLFTQAKTLVTATTKGLSVKTVPDQRWARRDIKSVCLLPQVIAKRIAKAEGCDEAWMIEDGFVTEGASSTAYIVTADNRIVTRGNSHKTLPGCTRLAALALAAEQGMTLEERPFSLDEALNAREACLTSASNFVAPITRIDGKPVGSGEPGPVVKRLRELYLKHARRTAI; this is encoded by the coding sequence ATGTCCCATCCGCCCATCCGCACCGTCTATCTCAATGGCGAGTTTCTGCCGGAGAACGAAGCGCGTCTCTCGATCTTCGATCGCGGCTTCCTCTTCGGTGATGGCATCTATGAGGTCACCGCCGTGCTCGAGGGAAAGCTGATCGACAGCGCATCGCATATGGCGCGGCTGGAACGCTCGGCGCGTGAAATCGATGTGCCGTTGCCGGTATCGACCGATGAGATCGTCGCCGTCGAAAAGCGGCTGGTTGAAGAGAACGGCCTTGTCGAAGGCATGGTCTATCTGCAGCTTACCCGGGGTGCCGAAGATCGGAACTTTCTGTTCTCCGACGATATCAAGCCGACGCTCGTGCTCTTCACCCAGGCAAAGACGCTGGTGACTGCCACCACCAAGGGGCTGTCGGTCAAGACCGTGCCCGACCAGCGCTGGGCGCGCCGCGACATCAAGAGCGTATGCCTGTTGCCGCAGGTGATCGCCAAGCGCATCGCCAAGGCTGAAGGCTGCGATGAGGCCTGGATGATCGAGGACGGGTTCGTGACCGAAGGCGCGTCTTCCACCGCCTACATCGTCACTGCGGACAACCGCATCGTCACGCGCGGCAACAGCCACAAGACGTTGCCCGGCTGCACGCGGCTCGCCGCACTGGCGCTCGCCGCCGAACAGGGAATGACGCTGGAGGAACGCCCCTTCTCGCTCGACGAGGCGCTCAACGCCCGCGAAGCGTGCCTGACCAGCGCCTCGAACTTCGTCGCGCCGATCACCCGGATCGACGGCAAGCCCGTTGGTAGCGGCGAACCAGGCCCGGTCGTCAAGCGTCTGCGCGAGCTCTATCTGAAGCACGCGCGGCGGACGGCGATCTAG
- a CDS encoding LysR family transcriptional regulator: MEIKWLEDFLALASTLNFSKAADERHVTQSAFSRRIRQLEAWLGATLVDRATYPSRLTEAGVKFVPVAQETLKQLYQARRNLQQEEGSDARTIKLTALHTLSFTFFPEWMSRVNAKIGPLFSRLRPDSGSMEENLNSLVDGECDFLLTYAHTQVPHLLDPQAFEHRVLGHERIIPVSAASKSGAPMHLLEGGAKPFPHLSYEKSSFFGQLLDELISPNLPPAQRVHEGSMSVGLKAMAAAGWGIAWVPESLMTDELANGSLVRAADPRWDISVEIRLYRSKENRRPVVGRVWQSVGAVA, encoded by the coding sequence TTGGAAATCAAATGGCTTGAAGACTTTCTGGCGCTCGCCAGCACGCTGAACTTCTCCAAGGCGGCGGATGAGCGTCACGTGACCCAATCCGCTTTCAGCCGCCGCATCCGGCAACTGGAAGCTTGGCTCGGCGCAACGCTCGTCGACCGGGCGACCTACCCTTCACGTCTCACCGAAGCCGGCGTGAAGTTCGTGCCGGTGGCGCAGGAAACGCTGAAACAGCTCTATCAGGCGAGGCGCAACCTTCAGCAGGAAGAGGGCTCCGACGCCCGTACCATCAAGCTGACGGCGCTGCATACGCTTTCTTTCACCTTCTTTCCGGAGTGGATGAGCCGCGTCAATGCCAAGATCGGGCCGCTCTTCTCCCGGCTTCGGCCCGACTCCGGCAGCATGGAAGAGAACCTCAATTCGCTCGTCGACGGCGAATGCGACTTTCTGCTCACCTACGCCCACACCCAGGTTCCGCACCTGCTCGATCCGCAGGCCTTCGAGCATCGTGTGCTGGGGCATGAGCGGATCATCCCCGTCTCGGCCGCGAGCAAATCAGGCGCGCCAATGCATCTGCTCGAAGGCGGGGCGAAACCCTTTCCGCATCTGAGCTACGAAAAGTCGTCCTTCTTCGGCCAGCTCCTCGACGAGCTGATAAGCCCCAACCTGCCGCCGGCGCAACGGGTGCACGAAGGCAGCATGTCCGTGGGGTTGAAGGCCATGGCAGCTGCCGGCTGGGGCATCGCCTGGGTTCCCGAGAGCCTGATGACGGACGAGCTGGCGAACGGATCGCTGGTCAGGGCCGCCGACCCGCGCTGGGACATCAGCGTCGAAATTCGGCTCTATCGCTCCAAGGAGAACCGCCGACCGGTCGTCGGCCGCGTCTGGCAGAGTGTTGGGGCTGTCGCGTAA
- a CDS encoding P1 family peptidase, with amino-acid sequence MTDDTRLRLRDLGFRPGVYETGPLNAITDVEGVAVGHATVIDGDRIRTGATAILPHGGNLFQDKVPAALAVLNGFGKFAGSTQIEELGELETPIVLTNTLATGRAIEAIISWTLAQAGNEKVVSLNAVVGETNDSRLSDIRAGRPTIDEIGAAVVAAETGPVEEGAVGAGAGTVAFGLKGGIGTSSRRVKTAGEVFTLGVLVQSNYGGRLTVCGRAYEAPAAHDRDGSIVIVIATDAPLSARNLKRLAERAFGGLARTGAALSNGSGDYALAFSTASAVCRTKARRAAIAEYPDLPNDLMSPLFEAAIEATEEAILNSLTMARTTHGFNAANGKPSTVEAISLERLRALCEH; translated from the coding sequence ATGACCGACGACACACGTTTGCGACTTCGAGACCTCGGCTTTCGGCCGGGCGTATATGAGACCGGCCCGCTGAATGCGATCACCGACGTCGAGGGCGTTGCGGTCGGTCATGCCACCGTGATCGACGGTGATCGCATCCGCACCGGCGCCACTGCCATCCTGCCGCATGGAGGCAACCTCTTTCAGGACAAGGTGCCGGCCGCACTCGCCGTGCTCAACGGCTTCGGCAAGTTCGCGGGCTCGACCCAGATCGAAGAGCTCGGCGAACTGGAAACGCCAATCGTTCTCACCAATACGCTGGCGACCGGTCGCGCCATCGAGGCGATCATCAGCTGGACGCTGGCACAAGCGGGCAACGAGAAGGTCGTGTCGCTGAATGCGGTGGTCGGCGAAACCAACGATTCCCGCCTTAGCGACATTCGCGCCGGTCGGCCGACGATCGACGAGATCGGCGCTGCGGTTGTCGCCGCAGAGACCGGTCCCGTGGAAGAAGGCGCTGTCGGTGCCGGCGCCGGCACGGTGGCTTTCGGACTCAAGGGCGGCATCGGCACGAGTTCGCGCCGCGTCAAGACGGCCGGGGAGGTCTTCACCCTCGGCGTGCTGGTTCAATCCAACTATGGCGGCCGGCTCACCGTCTGCGGCCGTGCCTACGAAGCGCCGGCGGCACATGACCGGGATGGCTCGATCGTCATCGTGATCGCGACCGATGCGCCGCTCTCTGCGCGCAATCTCAAGCGCCTGGCCGAGCGCGCCTTCGGCGGCCTTGCCCGCACCGGAGCAGCGCTCAGCAACGGCTCCGGCGATTATGCGCTCGCCTTCTCCACGGCCTCTGCCGTGTGCCGCACGAAGGCGCGGCGGGCGGCGATCGCCGAATATCCCGACCTTCCGAACGACCTGATGTCGCCGCTCTTCGAAGCGGCCATCGAGGCGACGGAGGAAGCCATCCTCAATTCGCTGACCATGGCCCGCACGACGCATGGCTTCAACGCCGCGAACGGCAAGCCGAGCACGGTCGAGGCGATCTCGCTCGAACGGCTTCGCGCGCTCTGCGAACACTGA